A section of the Marinoscillum sp. 108 genome encodes:
- the trmB gene encoding tRNA (guanosine(46)-N7)-methyltransferase TrmB has protein sequence MRKKLVRFAENALRDNIIEPGKPLFDEIKGNWHQLYFKNDCPITVELGCGDGEYTVGLAGVQPERNFIGVDIKGDRLHQGSTIAIEKGLNQVGFLRSQIHMLDKFFGEGEVDEFWLTFPDPRPKKGDAKRRLTNPRFLQMYQQICKPNGWFKFKTDSTSLFEYTLEVLEQEFKVENLEYTRDLYKSDLMADHHGIKTKYERIWTERGEDIKYLKFRFKSK, from the coding sequence GTGAGAAAGAAACTAGTACGATTTGCAGAAAATGCCCTGCGAGATAACATCATCGAACCAGGGAAGCCACTTTTTGATGAAATAAAAGGAAACTGGCACCAACTATATTTCAAAAACGATTGTCCTATCACCGTTGAACTTGGCTGTGGAGATGGTGAATACACGGTGGGGTTGGCTGGTGTGCAACCTGAAAGAAATTTCATTGGGGTGGACATCAAAGGGGATAGATTGCATCAGGGTAGCACCATAGCCATTGAAAAGGGCCTAAACCAGGTCGGCTTTCTGAGAAGTCAGATCCATATGTTGGACAAGTTTTTTGGTGAAGGAGAGGTGGATGAGTTTTGGCTTACATTTCCCGATCCCAGGCCGAAAAAAGGGGACGCGAAGAGGAGACTGACCAACCCGCGATTCCTACAGATGTACCAGCAGATCTGTAAGCCAAATGGATGGTTTAAGTTTAAAACCGACAGCACTTCACTTTTTGAATATACCCTTGAGGTGCTGGAGCAGGAATTTAAAGTTGAAAACCTGGAATACACCCGGGATTTGTATAAGTCCGATCTGATGGCAGATCATCATGGCATAAAAACCAAGTATGAGCGCATCTGGACGGAAAGGGGTGAAGATATAAAGTATTTAAAATTTCGATTCAAAAGTAAATGA